A stretch of Lactuca sativa cultivar Salinas chromosome 6, Lsat_Salinas_v11, whole genome shotgun sequence DNA encodes these proteins:
- the LOC111890130 gene encoding transcription factor Pur-alpha 1-like: protein MEFNSGDNEGARSGGNDVELLSKTLQVEHQLFYFDLKENPCGGYLKILEKTSLTRSTISVPFNGISWFFDILNYYVTSDDQDISSKELQLDSKGSFFRCFTLTMGKTGGVGFLRNHLCVLVLQLNIPKENAIMFVHIANLHQGCEVWSKVAAVEQIQETPLGIKSTSCEKLFF from the exons ATGGAGTTTAACTCGGGCGACAACGAAGGTGCACGAAGCGGTGGGAATGACGTGGAGCTGTTGTCTAAGACGTTACAGGTGGAACATCAGCTGTTTTACTTTGATCTCAAGGAGAATCCATGTGGTGGTTACCTGAAGATTTTGGAGAAGACATCGTTGACAAGGTCCACTATAAGCGTACCTTTTAATGGAATCTCTTGGTTCTTTGATATCCTCAACTACTACGTCACTTCTGATGACCAAGATATTTCTAGCAAGGAACTTCAGCTTGATAGCAAG GGTTCTTTCTTCAGGTGTTTTACTTTGACAATGGGGAAAACAGGAGGGGTCGGCTTCTTAAG GAATCACTTGTGTGTACTTGTATTGCAATTGAATATACCTAAAGAGAATGCAATAATGTTTGTTCATATTGCTAATCTTCACCAGGG ATGTGAGGTTTGGAGTAAAGTAGCTGCAGTTGAACAAATTCAAGAGACCCCTCTTGGGATCAAGTCGACTTCTTGTGAGaagctttttttttaa
- the LOC111890129 gene encoding GBF-interacting protein 1-like, with protein MTSGSEQGKVGPSELQGVGKNVEDELEMKLKESHISDDKHVIIPNHLHVPEAEKLGFCFGSFDATFGFNKTPSNLNGLVAVTVSEMTSEASEEADETIEDQMQSRFSNYLIQHAIMHTFIVRNSLILSTTGPTPTTATQTVRVMQSSISVTQQPLPIFQQPSGVHLPHYPPNYIPYGPYFSLFYVPPPAAIHQFLSNRTFPQQPQQGAGGMYPAPPPPVAATSNSKYPLPQYMPRSNTWNIGMTGSYGPYASAAPAGYNFASVAANSMESFRP; from the exons ATGACATCTGGTTCTGAGCAAGGGAAGGTGGGACCCAGTGAGCTTCAGGGAGTGGGGAAGAATGTG GAGGATGAACTTGAGATGAAGCTGAAGGAGTCCCACATTTCAGATGATAAACATGTCATTATCCCAAATCACCTTCATGTTCCTGAAGCCGAAAAACTCGGCTTCTGTTTTGGGAGTTTTGATGCCACTTTTGGTTTTAATAAAACCCCCTCAAACTTAAATGGTCTTGTGGCTGTGACTGTGAGTGAAATGACGTCTGAAGCATCTGAGGAGGCTGACGAAACTATAGAGGATCAAATGCAATCCAG GTTTAGCAACTATTTGATCCAGCACGCTATTATGCACACTTTTATC GTCCGGAACTCACTAATCTTATCCACCACCGGTCCAACACCAACAACCGCCACACAAACCGTCAGAGTCATGCAAAGCTCCATATCCGTCACTCAACAACCATTACCTATTTTCCAGCAGCCATCAGGGGTTCATCTACCCCATTACCCTCCAAATTACATCCCATACGGTCCATATTTCTCCCTATTTTATGTCCCTCCACCAGCTGCTATCCATCAGTTTTTAAGCAACAGGACATTcccacaacaaccacaacaaggcGCTGGAGGCATGTATccagcaccaccaccaccagtgGCCGCCACCTCTAATTCTAAATACCCACTTCCACAGTATATGCCAAGAAGCAATACATGGAATATTGGAATGACGGGAAGCTATGGACCATATGCTTCAGCAGCCCCTGCTGGTTATAACTTTGCTTCGGTTGCTGCCAATTCCATGGAATCTTTTAGGCCATAA